One genomic region from Anopheles bellator chromosome 2, idAnoBellAS_SP24_06.2, whole genome shotgun sequence encodes:
- the LOC131211134 gene encoding apolipoprotein D-like, giving the protein MDRIASWTLLAVCFSAAVGTAHGVLYTKTCLKFEEQYTFKEEKFAGKWYEIRRLYDPSDPEQEDCVVMQYRLGPEGSFTILQSFQITDEGKPIYRSGKAEPRVFHESRVPQFYERFNTTSAADPDTSIDIIATDYASYAIVYSCTPFNATHHLEASWVLSRQPALEKTDVDLVDHYLQSRFHREDHKWRATQQTPEFCKKSLVEDAAPDSGALRTLSTHTVLLVSLATLLGTFLS; this is encoded by the exons ATGGATCGGATCGCCTCGTGGACGCTTCTGGCGGTGTGCTTCTCGGCGGCCGTGGGCACGGCTCACGGTGTGCTGTACACCAAGACTTGCCTAAAGTTCGAAGAGCAGTACACCTTCAAAGAGGAAAAG TTCGCAGGGAAGTGGTACGAGATACGCCGGCTGTACGATCCCAGCGATCCGGAGCAGGAGGACTGCGTGGTGATGCAGTACCGGCTTGGGCCGGAGGGCAGCTTCACGATACTCCAATCGTTCCAAATCACCGACGAGGGCAAACCGATCTATCGCAGTGGTAAGGCCGAACCGAGAGTGTTCCACGAGTCGCGCGTCCCGCAGTTCTACGAGCGCTTCAATACGACCAGCGCGGCCGATCCCG ATACTTCGATCGATATAATCGCCACGGATTACGCGAGCTACGCCATCGTCTACTCCTGCACGCCGTTCAACGCGACGCACCATCTGG AGGCCTCGTGGGTGCTCTCCCGGCAGCCAGCCCTCGAGAAGACCGATGTCGATCTGGTGGACCACTACCTGCAGAGCCGGTTCCACCGTGAGGACCACAAGTGGCGCGCCACCCAGCAGACGCCCGAGTTCTGCAAGAAGTCACTCGTCGAAGATGCGGCCCCCGACAGTGGAGCCCTCAGAACCCTTTCGACCcacacggtgctgctggtttCGCTGGCAACCCTGCTCGGAACCTTCCTATcgtag